A genomic segment from Abyssibacter profundi encodes:
- a CDS encoding Re/Si-specific NAD(P)(+) transhydrogenase subunit alpha: MTVKLFVPKESASGEKRVAMAPAVVDRVVRLGTELSVQAGAGAGSRIPDAAFEAKGAKIVKTKASPLKSADVVLRVAPPTAADIKGMKAGSILASFVYTNRNPDVVKALAEAKVTTLAMELIPRITRAQAMDALSSQAAAAGYKAALIAASELERFLPMLTTAAGTIRPAKVLVIGAGVAGLQAIATARRLGAMVEAYDVRTAAKEQVESLGAKFVMADIKADAEGGYARELTDEEKAAQQAMLEKHVAAADAVITTAAIPGRPSPKIISKAMVESMKSGAVIVDLAAEGGGNCELSEPGSTTTAGEVTICAPLNVPSMLSEHASEMYARNLLNLMELFIKDGELTLDLEDDVIKGALLTHDGEVVNEQAKQILEGSK, from the coding sequence ATGACTGTGAAGCTGTTTGTACCCAAGGAGTCTGCGAGCGGAGAAAAGCGCGTGGCCATGGCCCCGGCCGTGGTGGATCGCGTCGTGCGTTTAGGCACGGAACTCTCTGTCCAGGCCGGTGCCGGCGCGGGTAGCCGGATTCCTGACGCCGCGTTCGAAGCCAAGGGCGCCAAGATCGTCAAGACCAAGGCCTCGCCGCTGAAGTCTGCAGATGTTGTGTTGCGCGTGGCGCCGCCGACGGCAGCCGACATCAAAGGCATGAAGGCCGGCTCGATTCTCGCCAGTTTCGTCTACACGAACCGCAACCCGGATGTGGTGAAAGCACTGGCCGAGGCCAAGGTCACCACCCTGGCCATGGAGCTGATTCCCCGCATTACCCGCGCCCAGGCCATGGACGCCCTGTCCTCGCAGGCCGCAGCGGCCGGCTACAAGGCCGCGCTCATTGCTGCCAGTGAGCTGGAACGCTTTCTGCCCATGCTGACCACGGCGGCGGGCACGATCCGGCCGGCCAAGGTGCTGGTCATTGGTGCCGGTGTCGCCGGCCTGCAGGCCATTGCCACCGCCCGCCGCCTGGGTGCGATGGTCGAGGCCTACGATGTGCGGACGGCCGCCAAGGAACAGGTCGAATCGCTGGGCGCCAAGTTCGTGATGGCCGACATCAAGGCCGATGCCGAAGGCGGTTACGCCCGTGAGCTCACCGATGAGGAAAAGGCCGCGCAGCAGGCGATGCTCGAAAAGCATGTCGCGGCAGCCGATGCCGTCATTACCACGGCCGCGATCCCCGGTCGGCCGTCGCCGAAGATCATCTCGAAGGCGATGGTCGAGTCGATGAAGTCCGGCGCGGTCATCGTTGACCTGGCCGCCGAAGGCGGCGGCAACTGCGAGCTGTCCGAGCCCGGTAGCACGACCACGGCCGGTGAGGTGACGATCTGCGCCCCGCTGAACGTGCCGTCCATGTTGTCGGAACACGCCAGCGAAATGTACGCCCGCAACCTGCTGAACCTGATGGAATTGTTCATCAAGGATGGCGAGCTGACGCTGGATCTCGAAGACGATGTCATCAAGGGCGCGCTGCTGACCCATGATGGCGAAGTCGTCAACGAACAAGCCAAACAGATTCTGGAGGGCTCCAAGTGA
- a CDS encoding NAD(P) transhydrogenase subunit alpha, with protein sequence MLAAFTGYEIIGKVPAILHTPLMSGSNFVHGIVLVGAMVALGHADTILEQVIGFVGVALAAGNAVGGYVVTERMLEMFKSSKD encoded by the coding sequence ATGCTGGCCGCGTTCACCGGCTACGAAATCATCGGCAAGGTGCCGGCGATTCTGCATACCCCGCTGATGTCCGGCTCCAACTTCGTGCACGGCATCGTGCTGGTCGGCGCCATGGTGGCGCTGGGCCATGCCGACACCATTCTGGAACAGGTGATTGGTTTCGTCGGGGTGGCACTGGCCGCGGGCAATGCGGTCGGCGGTTATGTCGTCACCGAGCGCATGCTCGAAATGTTCAAGTCGAGCAAGGACTAA
- a CDS encoding NAD(P)(+) transhydrogenase (Re/Si-specific) subunit beta, with amino-acid sequence MSFLIQASYFVAAVLFILGLKRMASPKTAVSGIKWAGIGMVLAVLATFFYPDLHNVGLIVTAIVIGSAAAWISGKKVEMTDMPQMVALYNGMGGGAAGAISAVELYSGNATAHGSGLASLAVIGGVIGAVSLSGSCIAYAKLQGLMKKAWSAPMHQGLNALMVILLFGIGLALATSVEPGPFWITVFFLIALVLGIFMTTPIGGADMPVVISLYNALTGLAVAFEGFVLGNAAMIIAGTVVGAAGSLLTLLMAKAMNRSLANVLFSGFGASDEAAGDGPSGTMTSVEASDAAISMSYAGKVIIVPGYGMAVAQAQHKLWEYVQMLTKADVEVKFAIHPVAGRMPGHMNVLLAEAGVPYDMIFDLDEINEEFAQADAALVIGANDVVNPAARTNESSPIYGMPILNVDQAREVFVIKRGKGTGFSGVENELFFGENTNMVFGDAKEVCNQMITGLKEL; translated from the coding sequence ATGTCATTTCTGATTCAGGCGAGCTACTTCGTCGCCGCCGTCCTCTTCATCCTGGGCCTCAAGCGCATGGCCTCGCCCAAGACCGCTGTCAGCGGCATCAAATGGGCGGGCATCGGCATGGTCCTGGCCGTGCTGGCGACGTTCTTCTACCCCGACCTGCATAACGTCGGGCTGATCGTTACCGCCATCGTCATCGGTAGTGCCGCGGCATGGATCTCCGGCAAGAAGGTCGAGATGACCGACATGCCGCAGATGGTCGCGCTGTACAACGGCATGGGGGGCGGCGCCGCCGGTGCCATCTCGGCCGTGGAGCTGTACTCCGGCAATGCCACGGCGCATGGATCCGGCCTCGCATCACTGGCCGTGATCGGTGGTGTCATCGGCGCCGTCTCGCTGTCCGGCTCCTGCATCGCCTACGCCAAGCTCCAGGGGTTGATGAAAAAGGCCTGGTCGGCACCGATGCACCAGGGGCTGAATGCGTTGATGGTCATTCTGCTGTTCGGCATCGGTCTGGCCCTGGCGACGTCCGTGGAGCCCGGTCCGTTCTGGATTACCGTGTTCTTCCTGATCGCGCTGGTGCTCGGCATTTTCATGACCACGCCGATTGGCGGGGCCGATATGCCGGTGGTGATCTCGCTGTACAACGCCCTGACCGGCTTGGCAGTCGCCTTCGAAGGCTTCGTGCTGGGCAACGCCGCGATGATCATTGCTGGCACGGTTGTCGGCGCCGCCGGTTCGCTGCTGACACTGTTGATGGCCAAGGCCATGAATCGCTCGCTGGCCAACGTGCTGTTCTCAGGCTTCGGCGCCAGCGACGAAGCAGCCGGTGATGGCCCGTCCGGCACCATGACCTCGGTCGAGGCCTCCGATGCCGCCATCTCGATGAGCTATGCCGGCAAGGTCATCATCGTGCCGGGTTACGGCATGGCCGTGGCCCAGGCGCAGCACAAGCTCTGGGAGTACGTGCAGATGCTGACCAAGGCCGATGTCGAGGTGAAGTTCGCCATTCACCCGGTGGCCGGCCGCATGCCCGGGCATATGAACGTGCTACTGGCCGAAGCCGGCGTGCCCTACGACATGATCTTCGATCTCGACGAGATCAACGAGGAGTTTGCACAGGCCGACGCAGCATTGGTCATCGGTGCCAACGATGTGGTGAACCCGGCGGCTCGGACCAACGAGTCCAGCCCGATCTACGGCATGCCCATCCTCAATGTGGATCAGGCCCGCGAAGTCTTCGTGATCAAACGCGGCAAGGGCACGGGCTTCTCCGGCGTGGAGAACGAGCTGTTCTTCGGCGAGAACACCAACATGGTGTTCGGAGATGCCAAGGAAGTCTGCAACCAGATGATCACGGGCCTCAAAGAGCTCTAG